One genomic segment of Streptomyces sp. RKND-216 includes these proteins:
- the scy gene encoding polarized growth protein Scy encodes MRGNDRYEADDHLSRFEAEMERLKKEREKAVDHADDLGYQVEVLRAKLHEARRALATRPAAGFENLSHQAEQLLHNAQMQADQMRSDAERELREARAQTQRLLQEQAEAQSRLESELHTEAVRRRRQLDEELSERRATVESHVNENVSWAEQLRTRTEQQARRLMEETRAESERSLAQARAEAQRLTEESRHRMASEAENARAEADAMLRRARAEAERMLSNATGQAQEAAEQAEQLRSRSSGEAESSRRAAADLVRRAEARMREAETALREARAEAEKKLTEAEEAAAKKLGDAESVNEQRVRTAKSEVARMVGQATKESEALRGEAEQVLSDARTEAERLVAEAREEARTRTAEESAHQLAEAARTAEDVLNKASEKAKATTKAATEEAERLRREAEEEADRLRAEAHDVATELKGAAKDDTKEYRAKTVELQEEARRLRGEAEQLRAEAVEEGEKIRGEARRDAVQQIEEAATSAEELLAKARTDAEELRGDAATESERVRTEAIERATSLRRQADEALERARKEAEELRSGAEEQAEQSRIEAAEAGRRVREDAEQAVAELRAEADRELERLRTDAEDKVSRAEEELRLARGEADRLREETRTETEQLRVEAAEKRRALQQQAEDEAERVRTEAISDATQARAEGENVAVQLRSDAAAEAERLRTEAQESADRVRREADAAAERTNTEASEALEAARAEAERRRREAEELLAHAREEAHQERTAAREQGEELLATARQRVDDAQAEAVRIVEEAERHAADLVASAEDTARQVRESVAGLHEQAEQEITGLRREAQEELEAARSLAERTVDEALEAAERTRADADRARDEAREDAARKRGEAAEQADTLLAQAREEAETSAAAARERADRLLASAREEAEGMVNSARAEGRETVEKARADANTLLEEARNDAAATRERAEELRDRITGEVEELHERARRESAEAMKSAGERCDALVKAAEEQLDEARRKAGELVDDAESEAGKVRIAAVRKAEGLLKEAEQRKAKLLAEAEKTREDAEAEAQRTLDAGQRELEVLERRQEDINAEISRVQDVLEALESFEAPGGAGGGKGSGKNSGGRKSGADSDANGGVKAGAGAGGSRGGGKPSGR; translated from the coding sequence GTGCGGGGCAACGACCGCTACGAGGCTGACGACCACCTCTCGCGATTCGAAGCCGAGATGGAGCGGCTGAAGAAGGAGCGGGAGAAGGCGGTCGACCACGCCGACGACCTCGGCTACCAGGTCGAAGTGCTGCGTGCCAAGCTCCACGAGGCGCGCCGCGCTCTCGCCACGCGCCCGGCCGCCGGCTTCGAGAACCTCTCCCACCAGGCCGAACAGCTCCTGCACAACGCGCAGATGCAGGCCGACCAGATGCGCTCGGACGCCGAGCGCGAGCTGCGGGAGGCGCGCGCACAGACGCAGCGACTCCTCCAGGAGCAGGCCGAGGCCCAGTCGCGGCTGGAGTCCGAGCTGCACACCGAGGCCGTGCGGCGCCGGCGGCAGCTGGACGAAGAGCTGTCCGAACGCCGCGCCACGGTCGAGTCGCACGTCAACGAGAACGTCTCCTGGGCCGAGCAGCTGCGCACCCGCACCGAACAGCAGGCGCGCCGCCTGATGGAGGAGACGCGGGCCGAGTCGGAACGATCGCTCGCCCAGGCGCGTGCGGAGGCGCAGCGGCTCACCGAGGAGTCCCGCCACCGGATGGCCAGCGAGGCCGAGAACGCCCGGGCCGAGGCGGACGCCATGCTGCGCCGCGCCCGCGCCGAGGCCGAGCGGATGCTCTCCAACGCCACCGGGCAGGCGCAGGAGGCCGCCGAGCAGGCCGAGCAGCTGCGCAGCCGCAGCTCGGGCGAGGCCGAGAGCAGCCGCCGTGCGGCCGCCGACCTGGTCCGCCGCGCCGAGGCGCGGATGCGGGAGGCCGAGACGGCCCTGCGCGAGGCCCGCGCCGAGGCCGAGAAGAAGCTCACCGAGGCCGAGGAGGCCGCCGCCAAGAAGCTCGGTGACGCGGAGTCGGTCAACGAGCAGCGGGTGCGGACCGCCAAGTCCGAGGTGGCCCGCATGGTCGGCCAGGCCACCAAGGAGTCGGAGGCCCTCCGCGGGGAGGCCGAACAGGTCCTCTCCGACGCCCGCACCGAAGCCGAACGGCTCGTCGCCGAGGCCCGCGAAGAGGCTCGCACCCGCACCGCGGAGGAGTCGGCTCACCAGCTCGCCGAGGCCGCGCGTACGGCCGAGGACGTGCTCAACAAGGCGTCCGAGAAGGCCAAGGCCACGACGAAGGCGGCCACCGAGGAGGCCGAACGACTCCGCCGGGAGGCGGAGGAGGAGGCCGACCGGCTCCGCGCCGAGGCGCACGACGTCGCCACGGAACTCAAGGGCGCGGCCAAGGACGACACCAAGGAGTACCGCGCCAAGACCGTCGAACTCCAGGAGGAGGCGCGGCGCCTGCGCGGCGAGGCGGAGCAGCTGCGCGCCGAAGCGGTCGAGGAGGGCGAGAAGATCCGCGGCGAGGCCCGCCGCGACGCCGTCCAGCAGATCGAGGAGGCCGCCACCAGCGCGGAGGAGCTGCTGGCGAAGGCGCGCACCGACGCCGAGGAACTCCGCGGCGACGCCGCGACGGAGAGCGAACGCGTCCGCACCGAGGCGATCGAGCGCGCGACCAGCCTGAGGCGTCAGGCCGACGAGGCGCTGGAGCGTGCCCGCAAGGAGGCCGAGGAGCTGCGCTCCGGCGCGGAGGAGCAGGCCGAACAGAGCCGTATCGAGGCCGCAGAGGCCGGCCGCCGGGTCCGTGAGGACGCCGAGCAGGCCGTGGCCGAACTGCGCGCGGAGGCCGACCGGGAGCTGGAGCGCCTGCGTACCGACGCCGAGGACAAGGTGTCCCGCGCGGAGGAGGAGCTGCGACTGGCCCGCGGCGAGGCAGACCGGCTGCGCGAGGAGACCCGCACCGAGACCGAGCAGCTCCGAGTGGAGGCGGCCGAGAAGCGCCGCGCTCTCCAGCAGCAGGCCGAGGACGAGGCCGAACGGGTCCGCACCGAGGCGATCTCGGACGCGACCCAGGCACGCGCAGAGGGCGAGAACGTCGCCGTGCAGCTGCGCAGCGACGCCGCTGCCGAGGCGGAACGGCTGCGGACGGAGGCGCAGGAGTCCGCGGACCGGGTGCGCCGGGAGGCCGACGCCGCGGCCGAACGCACCAACACCGAAGCCTCGGAGGCGCTGGAGGCCGCCCGCGCCGAGGCCGAACGGCGGCGCCGGGAAGCGGAGGAACTGCTCGCCCACGCCCGCGAGGAGGCGCACCAGGAACGCACGGCCGCCCGCGAGCAGGGAGAGGAACTGCTGGCCACGGCGCGGCAGCGGGTCGACGACGCACAGGCCGAGGCCGTCCGCATCGTCGAGGAGGCCGAACGGCACGCCGCGGACTTGGTGGCCAGTGCCGAGGACACCGCACGGCAGGTGCGCGAGTCGGTTGCGGGGCTGCACGAGCAGGCGGAGCAGGAGATCACCGGGCTGCGCCGCGAGGCGCAGGAGGAGCTGGAGGCGGCCCGTTCGCTGGCCGAACGCACCGTGGACGAGGCGCTGGAGGCCGCCGAGCGAACCCGTGCGGACGCCGACCGCGCCCGGGACGAGGCCCGCGAGGACGCGGCACGCAAGCGCGGCGAGGCGGCCGAGCAGGCCGACACACTGCTGGCGCAGGCCCGCGAGGAGGCCGAGACGTCGGCCGCCGCGGCCCGGGAGCGGGCCGACAGGCTGCTCGCCTCCGCCCGCGAGGAGGCCGAGGGCATGGTGAACAGCGCCCGTGCGGAGGGTCGCGAGACGGTCGAGAAGGCCCGCGCGGATGCGAACACCCTGCTGGAGGAGGCCCGGAACGACGCCGCCGCGACCCGGGAGCGCGCCGAGGAACTGCGCGACCGGATCACCGGCGAGGTGGAGGAGCTGCACGAGCGGGCCCGGCGGGAGTCGGCGGAGGCGATGAAGTCCGCCGGCGAACGGTGCGACGCCCTGGTGAAGGCCGCCGAGGAGCAGCTCGACGAGGCACGGCGGAAGGCCGGGGAGCTGGTCGACGACGCGGAGTCGGAGGCCGGAAAGGTGCGGATCGCCGCCGTGCGCAAGGCGGAAGGTCTGCTCAAGGAGGCCGAGCAGCGCAAGGCGAAGCTGCTGGCCGAGGCGGAGAAGACCCGCGAGGACGCCGAGGCCGAGGCCCAGCGGACCCTCGACGCCGGACAGCGTGAACTCGAGGTGCTGGAGCGCCGTCAGGAGGACATCAACGCCGAGATCTCCCGTGTGCAGGACGTGTTGGAGGCCCTGGAGTCGTTCGAGGCGCCCGGCGGCGCCGGCGGCGGCAAGGGGTCCGGAAAGAACAGCGGCGGCCGGAAGAGCGGTGCGGACTCCGACGCGAACGGCGGCGTCAAGGCGGGTGCCGGCGCGGGCGGTTCACGCGGCGGTGGCAAGCCGTCCGGGCGTTAG
- a CDS encoding cellulose-binding protein has protein sequence MSDTSSPFGFELVRRGYDRGQVDDRITKLVADRDSALSRITSLEKRIEELHLETQNAQAQVNDSEPSYAGLGARVEKILRLAEEEAKDLREEARRAAEQHRELAESAAQQVRNDAEAFASDRKQKAEDDGARIVEKAKGEASQLRSDAEKDAQSKREEADSLFEDTRAKAAQAAADFETNLAKRREQSERDLASRQAKAEKRLAEIEHRAEQLRLEAEKLRTDAERRARQTVETAQRQAEDIVADANAKADRVRSESERELAALTNRRDSINAQLTNVREMLATLTGAAVAAAGQPGGEDDTDDESVSHGVPAQQSR, from the coding sequence ATGAGCGACACTTCCTCCCCCTTCGGCTTCGAGCTCGTGCGGCGTGGCTACGACCGCGGTCAGGTGGACGACCGCATCACCAAGCTCGTCGCCGACCGGGACAGCGCACTCTCCCGCATCACCTCTCTGGAAAAGCGCATCGAGGAGCTGCACCTCGAGACGCAGAACGCCCAGGCCCAGGTCAACGACTCGGAGCCGTCGTACGCCGGACTGGGCGCGCGTGTGGAGAAGATCCTCCGTCTCGCCGAGGAGGAGGCCAAGGACCTGCGCGAGGAGGCCCGCCGGGCCGCCGAGCAGCACCGCGAGCTCGCCGAGAGCGCCGCCCAGCAGGTCCGCAACGACGCCGAGGCGTTCGCGTCCGACCGCAAGCAGAAGGCGGAGGACGACGGCGCCCGCATCGTCGAGAAGGCCAAGGGCGAGGCCTCGCAGCTGCGTTCGGACGCGGAGAAGGACGCGCAGTCCAAGCGCGAGGAGGCCGATTCCCTCTTCGAGGACACCCGTGCGAAGGCCGCCCAGGCCGCCGCCGACTTCGAGACCAACCTCGCCAAGCGCCGCGAGCAGTCCGAGCGCGACCTGGCGTCCCGCCAGGCCAAGGCAGAGAAGCGGCTCGCGGAGATCGAGCACCGTGCGGAGCAGCTGCGGCTGGAGGCCGAGAAGCTGCGCACCGACGCCGAGCGCCGCGCCCGCCAGACGGTCGAGACCGCGCAGCGCCAGGCCGAGGACATCGTGGCCGACGCCAACGCCAAGGCCGACCGCGTCCGCAGCGAGTCCGAGCGCGAGCTGGCGGCGCTCACCAACCGCCGCGACAGCATCAACGCGCAGCTGACCAACGTCCGCGAGATGCTGGCGACGCTGACCGGTGCCGCCGTGGCCGCGGCCGGTCAGCCGGGCGGCGAGGACGACACGGACGACGAGTCGGTGAGCCACGGCGTCCCGGCTCAGCAGTCCCGCTGA
- a CDS encoding ATP-binding cassette domain-containing protein, with amino-acid sequence MIELEGLTKRYGRKVAVDHLTFSVRPGVVTGFLGPNGAGKSTTMRMMLGLDAPTSGEVRIDGKRYDRLQEPLNYIGALLEAKSVHGGRTAYNHLLCMAQSNGIPRRRVSEVLDLVGLSAVAKKRPKGFSLGMGQRLGIAAALLGDPKILMFDEPVNGLDPEGIHWIRNLMQELARQGRTVFVSSHLMSEMALTAEHLVVIGQGRLLADTPMSDFIAEHSRTYVRLRTPEPEKLLDLLHRDGVTPVTADDGSLEAEGVEASRIGELAASGGIVLHELSPQQASLEEAFMRLTAEAVEYHAHTSTAAPAMQQAAAAGTVPGQGAPAGAPGGTPAAPPPPGAVQGEAVPAPQPGTPHTETPQDRPAWGEGWKKGR; translated from the coding sequence ATGATCGAGCTCGAAGGGCTGACGAAACGCTACGGCCGCAAGGTCGCCGTCGACCATCTCACGTTCAGCGTGCGCCCCGGCGTGGTCACCGGCTTCCTCGGCCCGAACGGCGCGGGAAAGTCCACCACCATGCGCATGATGCTGGGACTGGACGCGCCCACCAGCGGCGAAGTCCGCATCGACGGCAAGCGGTACGACCGCCTGCAGGAGCCGCTGAACTACATCGGCGCGCTGCTGGAGGCCAAGTCCGTGCACGGTGGGCGCACGGCCTACAACCATCTGTTGTGCATGGCGCAGAGCAACGGCATCCCGCGCCGCCGTGTGTCCGAGGTGCTCGACCTGGTCGGTCTGTCCGCCGTCGCCAAGAAGCGGCCGAAGGGCTTCTCTCTCGGCATGGGCCAGCGCCTCGGCATCGCAGCCGCGCTGCTCGGCGACCCGAAGATCCTGATGTTCGACGAGCCGGTCAACGGACTCGACCCCGAGGGCATCCACTGGATCCGCAACCTGATGCAGGAACTGGCCCGGCAGGGCCGCACCGTCTTCGTCTCCAGCCATCTGATGAGCGAGATGGCGCTGACGGCCGAGCACCTGGTCGTCATCGGCCAGGGCCGACTGCTCGCGGACACCCCGATGTCCGACTTCATCGCCGAGCACTCGCGGACCTACGTGCGGCTGCGCACTCCGGAACCCGAGAAGCTGCTCGACCTGCTGCACCGGGACGGCGTGACGCCGGTGACCGCCGACGACGGATCGTTGGAGGCTGAGGGCGTCGAGGCGTCCCGCATCGGCGAACTCGCCGCGTCGGGAGGGATCGTGCTGCACGAGCTGAGCCCGCAGCAGGCGTCGTTGGAAGAAGCGTTCATGCGGCTGACCGCCGAGGCGGTGGAGTACCACGCGCACACGTCCACCGCCGCCCCGGCGATGCAGCAGGCCGCCGCCGCGGGCACGGTGCCGGGCCAGGGCGCACCGGCCGGAGCACCCGGCGGGACGCCCGCCGCACCGCCGCCGCCCGGCGCCGTACAGGGCGAGGCGGTCCCGGCGCCGCAGCCGGGCACACCGCACACCGAGACGCCGCAGGACCGTCCCGCGTGGGGCGAGGGCTGGAAGAAGGGCCGCTGA
- a CDS encoding ABC transporter permease subunit: MAHVSRVLHSEWTKVTTVRSTFWTLATAFVVTVGLGALIAAVTASTFNDMPPQQRATFDPTFVSFSGTTLGQLAMIAFGVLAVSSEYSTGMIRSSLGAVPQRGVFMASKIAVSTLLVLVVGMVTSFSAFFLGQALLGEYSTSIGEENVLRAIIGGGIYMTLMALFSMGIAFLLRSPLLAFAILMPFFFLVSNILGAVEATRDVGQYLPDQAGSMIMSVVDGSMGSGDRPYGPWGGLLIMAGWVVVALLAGFVTVKKRDA, encoded by the coding sequence ATGGCACACGTATCCCGGGTCCTCCACTCCGAGTGGACCAAGGTCACCACCGTGCGTTCGACCTTCTGGACGCTGGCCACCGCCTTCGTCGTCACCGTCGGTCTCGGCGCGCTGATCGCCGCGGTCACGGCCTCCACCTTCAATGACATGCCGCCCCAGCAGAGGGCCACCTTCGACCCCACGTTCGTCAGTTTCTCGGGCACCACCCTCGGCCAGCTCGCGATGATCGCGTTCGGTGTGCTGGCCGTCTCCAGCGAGTACAGCACCGGCATGATCCGCAGCTCTCTCGGCGCCGTCCCGCAGCGCGGGGTCTTCATGGCTTCGAAGATCGCGGTCTCGACGCTGCTGGTCCTGGTGGTCGGCATGGTGACGAGCTTCAGCGCGTTCTTCCTGGGGCAGGCCCTGCTCGGCGAGTACAGCACCTCGATCGGCGAGGAGAACGTGCTCCGCGCCATCATCGGCGGCGGCATCTACATGACGCTGATGGCGCTGTTCTCCATGGGCATCGCATTCCTGTTGCGCAGCCCGTTGCTGGCGTTCGCGATCCTGATGCCGTTCTTCTTCCTGGTCTCCAACATCCTGGGCGCCGTCGAGGCCACCCGGGACGTGGGGCAGTACCTGCCCGACCAGGCCGGATCGATGATCATGTCCGTCGTCGACGGCAGCATGGGCAGCGGCGACCGCCCGTACGGCCCCTGGGGCGGACTGCTGATCATGGCCGGCTGGGTCGTCGTCGCCCTGCTGGCGGGCTTCGTGACGGTCAAGAAGCGCGACGCGTAA
- a CDS encoding phosphotransferase: MLGWPDGTTHDDVRGPRALPGRGDALGAGDLAWRRPRLGAARPRGAPEEPLRCYAELQRALLPHLSALERLGVPGAHTTALPEVFDRLVEDDTASAPGDRARLLALRPRLADWCAELAAVGVPDSLDHADLHAGQVFAPRPGRFTFFDWGDATLSHPFCSLRVPVRAACERYGPEVAPRLRDAYLEPWTGRGTSAAELRRAASLAWRPGALGRAVSFGRLFPGASRAAERACAAASAAALRETADAPPY, encoded by the coding sequence GTGCTGGGATGGCCTGATGGGACAACACACGACGACGTCCGTGGACCGCGGGCCCTACCCGGACGCGGTGACGCCCTGGGAGCAGGAGACCTGGCGTGGCGCCGCCCTCGACTGGGCGCGGCGCGGCCTCGCGGCGCACCGGAGGAGCCGCTGCGGTGCTACGCCGAACTGCAACGGGCCCTTCTGCCGCACCTGTCGGCCCTCGAACGGCTCGGCGTGCCCGGCGCGCACACGACCGCACTGCCCGAGGTCTTCGACCGGCTCGTGGAGGACGACACGGCGTCGGCACCCGGCGATCGCGCGCGGCTGCTCGCGCTGCGGCCGCGCCTGGCCGACTGGTGCGCGGAACTCGCCGCCGTCGGCGTGCCGGACTCCCTCGACCACGCCGACCTGCATGCCGGCCAGGTCTTCGCCCCGCGGCCGGGCCGGTTCACCTTCTTCGACTGGGGCGACGCCACGCTCTCGCACCCGTTCTGCTCACTCCGGGTCCCCGTCCGGGCGGCGTGCGAGCGGTACGGGCCCGAGGTGGCGCCGCGCCTGCGGGACGCCTACTTGGAGCCGTGGACGGGCCGGGGCACGAGCGCGGCCGAGCTGCGGCGGGCGGCCTCCCTCGCGTGGCGGCCGGGTGCACTCGGCAGGGCGGTCTCCTTCGGTCGTCTGTTCCCCGGAGCGTCCCGTGCCGCCGAACGCGCGTGCGCGGCGGCCTCGGCCGCCGCGCTGCGGGAGACGGCGGACGCGCCGCCGTACTGA
- a CDS encoding ABC transporter ATP-binding protein: MIEAYGLTKRYGAKTAVYNLSFQVRPGAVTGFLGPNGSGKSTTMRMILGLDQPTSGHVTIGGQPYRKLPNAPRQVGALLDAKAVHGGRSARSHLLCLAQLSGIPARRVDEVLGLVGLQDVGGKRSKGFSLGMGQRLGIAAALLGDPQVLLFDEPVNGLDPEGILWVRNLMKRLADEGRTVFVSSHLMSEMALTADHLIVIGRGQLMADMPVKDFITQNSVGYARVRTPDGAPEQREKLSSALAEAGGQVEPEADGALRVTGVPLPRISDLAHEADVRLWELSPHQASLEEAYMRLTQGAVDYRSTTDLAAGLAPTGFGPGVPGMPVPGTAPGAMPGQVPGGMPGQVPGQAPGTMPGTMPGAMPGGPVPGGYGAPGGAPPVPPQADPRGAYAAGPYQGASGAGGGGRG, from the coding sequence ATGATCGAGGCGTACGGCCTGACGAAGCGCTACGGCGCCAAGACGGCCGTGTACAACCTGTCCTTCCAGGTACGGCCCGGCGCCGTCACCGGCTTCCTGGGGCCCAACGGCTCCGGCAAGTCCACCACGATGCGGATGATCCTGGGCCTGGACCAGCCCACCTCGGGTCATGTCACGATCGGCGGGCAGCCGTACCGGAAGCTGCCGAACGCGCCGCGCCAGGTCGGCGCACTGCTCGACGCCAAGGCCGTGCACGGCGGGCGCAGCGCGCGCAGCCACCTGCTGTGCCTCGCGCAGCTGTCCGGAATCCCGGCCCGCCGGGTCGACGAGGTGCTGGGCCTCGTCGGGCTCCAGGACGTGGGCGGCAAGCGGTCCAAGGGCTTCTCCCTCGGTATGGGCCAGCGCCTCGGCATCGCGGCGGCACTGCTCGGCGACCCGCAGGTGCTGCTCTTCGACGAGCCGGTCAACGGGCTCGACCCGGAGGGCATCCTCTGGGTCCGCAACCTGATGAAGCGGCTCGCGGACGAAGGACGGACGGTCTTTGTCTCCAGCCACCTGATGAGCGAGATGGCGCTCACCGCCGACCATCTCATCGTCATCGGGCGCGGCCAGCTGATGGCCGACATGCCGGTGAAGGACTTCATCACACAGAACTCCGTGGGGTACGCGCGCGTGCGCACCCCGGACGGCGCTCCCGAGCAGCGGGAGAAGCTGAGTTCGGCGCTCGCGGAGGCCGGCGGCCAGGTCGAACCGGAGGCGGACGGCGCCCTGCGGGTGACCGGGGTGCCACTCCCCCGCATCAGCGACCTGGCGCACGAGGCGGACGTGCGGCTGTGGGAACTCTCGCCGCACCAGGCGTCGCTGGAGGAGGCGTACATGCGGCTCACCCAGGGCGCCGTGGACTACCGGTCGACCACGGACCTGGCCGCGGGCCTCGCGCCGACGGGCTTCGGGCCGGGTGTGCCCGGTATGCCGGTGCCGGGGACCGCGCCCGGCGCGATGCCGGGGCAGGTGCCGGGCGGGATGCCCGGACAGGTACCGGGCCAGGCTCCGGGCACGATGCCCGGCACGATGCCCGGCGCGATGCCCGGCGGTCCCGTCCCGGGCGGGTACGGCGCTCCCGGTGGCGCCCCGCCCGTACCGCCGCAGGCCGACCCCCGGGGCGCCTACGCGGCGGGCCCGTACCAGGGGGCCTCCGGCGCCGGCGGCGGAGGCCGCGGATGA
- a CDS encoding ABC transporter permease, whose product MTTPQPPENPASDPAPGTPSPEEAHVPHVPGQAQDHAKSAPEATEEAEEPEEAQSTAPEAEAGDRRSEHTMLLNPAQAAGGSTPPQRTPAQGTMMLTPPAQPVQPPAAPVSAPQGPPPGQAPYATAPAPAAPAPVNPSAPAGGWPPPQGTAGQAALPRTHLGHALASEWTKIRTVRSTMWTLGVMFVIVVGIGFLMALAFSGSSNRFVTTPLLGGGLFGLMLGQICVITLGVLVITSEYGTGMIRTTMTACPVRGRVLLAKALVFFLVAFVMTTLAAGLTALIQAGMLGGAEVPPDAMVSEGLRESVVDGELTATGGEWLGATVGAGLYVALLGLLSLSVGAMLRHSAGAITAMLGVVLLPMLVAIFLPASLSDLQDGLLEYSPLNGLASMFRMPFQGEVGTTGWPLLGLLAVVSGAALAGAYAALANRDV is encoded by the coding sequence ATGACCACGCCCCAGCCACCCGAGAACCCTGCCTCCGACCCCGCCCCGGGCACGCCGTCGCCCGAGGAGGCACACGTCCCGCACGTCCCCGGACAGGCCCAGGACCACGCGAAGTCGGCGCCGGAGGCGACGGAGGAGGCCGAGGAGCCCGAGGAGGCCCAGAGCACCGCGCCTGAGGCGGAGGCGGGCGACCGGCGCTCCGAGCACACCATGTTGCTCAACCCCGCCCAGGCCGCGGGCGGCAGCACTCCACCACAACGGACCCCGGCCCAGGGCACCATGATGCTCACGCCGCCGGCCCAGCCCGTCCAGCCGCCCGCGGCACCCGTCTCCGCGCCCCAGGGCCCGCCGCCCGGCCAGGCGCCGTACGCCACCGCTCCGGCCCCGGCCGCGCCCGCGCCGGTGAACCCCTCGGCACCGGCGGGCGGCTGGCCGCCGCCGCAGGGCACCGCCGGGCAGGCGGCGCTCCCCCGCACCCACCTCGGCCACGCCCTCGCCTCCGAGTGGACGAAGATCCGTACCGTGCGCTCGACGATGTGGACGCTCGGCGTGATGTTCGTGATCGTCGTGGGCATCGGCTTCCTGATGGCGCTCGCCTTCAGCGGCAGCAGCAACCGGTTCGTCACCACGCCGCTGCTCGGCGGCGGCCTGTTCGGCCTGATGCTCGGCCAGATCTGCGTCATCACGCTCGGCGTGCTGGTGATCACCTCCGAGTACGGCACCGGGATGATCCGCACGACGATGACGGCCTGCCCGGTCCGCGGGCGTGTACTGCTCGCCAAGGCGCTCGTCTTCTTCCTGGTCGCCTTCGTCATGACGACGCTCGCGGCCGGACTCACCGCACTGATCCAGGCAGGGATGCTGGGCGGCGCCGAGGTGCCGCCGGACGCGATGGTGTCCGAAGGCCTGCGCGAGTCCGTCGTGGACGGCGAACTGACGGCCACCGGCGGCGAATGGCTCGGCGCCACCGTGGGCGCCGGCCTGTACGTCGCCCTGCTCGGTCTGCTCTCGCTCTCCGTCGGCGCGATGCTCCGCCACTCCGCCGGTGCCATCACCGCCATGCTGGGCGTGGTGCTGCTGCCGATGCTGGTCGCGATCTTCCTCCCGGCGAGCCTGAGCGACCTGCAGGACGGGCTGCTGGAGTACTCGCCGCTGAACGGCCTGGCGTCGATGTTCCGGATGCCGTTCCAGGGCGAGGTGGGGACCACCGGCTGGCCGCTGCTCGGCCTGCTCGCGGTCGTCTCCGGCGCGGCCCTGGCCGGCGCCTACGCCGCCCTGGCCAACCGCGACGTCTGA
- a CDS encoding S1 family peptidase, translating into MRRRRTLRSALTTALLAGTLAGGLTQVSAADAPGDTAEKAASPGLVAALQRDLGLSEKEALARLEAEAKARTVESAARRAAGAAYGGSWFDAGHGRLTVALTGARTDQDRRRAVEATGARVVPAAHTLRRLETTMRSVDTLDAPAGVASWHVDPRAGAVVVRVVEGHRHDDAVRAFVADAREAGPVAVRETPQAPRTFAAGTVGGDPYYTGNVRCSIGFSVHGGFVTAGHCGGTGSAVRGWDGSHIGTFQGSSFPGDDYAWVNVGSGWWTVPVVLGWGTVPDRLVRGSAEAPVGASVCRSGSTTHWHCGTVLAKNETVNYSQGAVHQMTKTSVCAEPGDSGGSFISGDQAQGVTSGGWGNCSGGGETWHQPINEILQRYGLTLHTA; encoded by the coding sequence ATGAGACGAAGAAGGACCCTGCGCTCCGCCCTGACCACCGCGCTTCTCGCGGGCACCCTGGCAGGCGGACTCACCCAGGTGTCGGCGGCCGACGCCCCCGGCGACACGGCGGAGAAGGCCGCCTCCCCCGGCCTGGTCGCCGCCCTGCAGCGCGACCTGGGCCTGAGCGAGAAGGAGGCTCTCGCCCGGCTCGAGGCGGAGGCAAAGGCCCGCACCGTGGAGTCCGCTGCACGGCGCGCCGCCGGAGCCGCCTACGGCGGCTCCTGGTTCGACGCCGGACACGGCCGGCTCACCGTGGCGCTCACCGGCGCACGCACCGACCAGGACCGGCGGCGGGCCGTCGAGGCGACCGGCGCCCGGGTCGTACCCGCCGCGCACACCCTGCGCAGGCTCGAGACCACCATGCGGAGCGTCGACACGCTCGACGCCCCCGCCGGGGTCGCGAGCTGGCACGTCGACCCGCGCGCCGGCGCGGTCGTCGTCCGGGTCGTCGAGGGGCACCGGCACGACGACGCCGTCCGCGCCTTCGTCGCTGACGCGCGCGAGGCGGGCCCGGTGGCCGTACGAGAGACCCCGCAGGCGCCCCGCACCTTCGCCGCGGGCACCGTCGGCGGCGACCCGTACTACACGGGCAACGTCCGCTGCTCCATAGGCTTCTCCGTGCACGGCGGCTTCGTCACCGCCGGGCACTGCGGCGGCACGGGCTCCGCCGTACGCGGCTGGGACGGCAGCCACATCGGCACCTTCCAGGGGTCCTCCTTCCCCGGCGACGACTACGCCTGGGTGAACGTCGGGAGCGGCTGGTGGACGGTGCCGGTCGTCCTCGGCTGGGGCACCGTCCCCGACCGTCTCGTGCGCGGTTCGGCCGAGGCGCCCGTGGGCGCGTCCGTCTGCCGCTCCGGCTCGACGACGCACTGGCACTGCGGCACCGTGCTCGCGAAGAACGAGACGGTCAACTACAGCCAGGGGGCCGTGCACCAGATGACCAAGACCAGCGTGTGCGCCGAACCGGGAGACTCCGGCGGCTCGTTCATCAGCGGCGACCAGGCGCAGGGCGTCACGTCCGGCGGCTGGGGCAACTGTTCCGGCGGCGGCGAGACCTGGCACCAGCCGATCAACGAGATCCTCCAGCGCTACGGCCTCACCCTGCACACCGCCTGA